AGCattaattttttccttcttCCATCTTTGATATGGAGGTTTGAGGAACAAAAAATTGACCTTTTGTTCATGGATTAAGTTCAATTTTTGCAAATTTGTTGTCTGAATCAGTAGCAACTTCTGAACTTTTTTTCGGCACTGAAACTTTCTATTTAAACAAGAATTTGTGGCCTAGTTGATTATACTAATTATATGGACTTGAAATATGCTGTAAGTAAATGGTAGACATTTGTTGTAGTATTTCTTATTCGTCCTCTTGGCAAGATTTCAAGGTCAGTTGATAATAACCTATCTTTTTAGTTATTGTGTTATTTACTTGTGGAACATTTCAGGATCATATGAGAAAGAAAAGCAGGGAATGTCTGTCCTGCTGAATTTTATCTCGACTCTGAAGGTGTtacattttcttcttttaattttatatatagttGTTTGCTCATGTTCGTTTTTTATATATCATTAAGTCCCGTATATTTgtttttatcattaattttttccttctcaaatatatgattttgaagtttAATGAACAAAAAATTGACATTTTTGTCATGAATGACAGTGTCAACTTTTGCACATTTGTTGTCTGAATAGGAGCAACTCCTGAACTTTTTCCACACTGAAATCTTCTATTAAAACAAGAACTTGTGGCCTGGTTATCATGCTAATTGTGAGGACTTGAGTCATATGCTATAAGTAAATGGTATTCATTTGATGCAGATTTACTTGTGCTTTTGGTGTACCGTCTTCAAGTAGTCGTCGTGGTGGTTATCGTGGGTGCAATGGAGGAGGAATTTGAAGGTCAGTTGATTATCACCTGGCTTTGTAAGCTGTAAGTTTTGGTCTTTGTAGCTCCTGTGTTATTTACTTGTGTAACATTTCAGGATGATTTGAATAAAGCTAGGGAAGTCTGTTTTTGCTGATGTTCGTTTTTTATATATCATTAAGTTCCCGTACATTTgtttttatcattaattttttccttctcaaatatatgattttgaagtttAATGAACAAAAAATGGACATTTTGGTCATGAATGACGGTGTCAACTTTTGCAAATTTGCTGTCTGAATAGGAGCAATTATTGAACTTTTTCCACACTGAAATcttttattaaaacaagaacttGTGGCATGGTTATCATACTAATATACTAATTGTGATATGTAAATGATATTCATTTGATGTAGATTTACTTATGCTTTTGGTGTACCGTTTTCAGGTAATTGTCGGGGTGGTTATCGTGGGTGAAATGGGGGAGGAATTTGAAGGTGAGTTGATTATCATTTCAGAATCATATGAATAAAGCTAGGGATGTCTGTTTTTGCAAAAGTTTATCACGATGGCAAAGTTGCATTTTCAGCATTGTAATTTGATGTATGGTTCTTTGCTTTTGTGTTTTTTATTGATCATTGCAAGCCATACACTTCCTTTTTAGcattaattttttcctttttcgaTCTTTGATATTGAGGTTTGAGGAACAAAAAATTGATCTTTTGGTCATGGATGAAGTTCAATGTCTGCAAATTTGTTCTCTGAATCAGTAGCAACTTCTGAACTCTTTTCTGCACTTAAAGTTTCTATTCAAACAGAAACTTATGGCCTAGTTGAGTATACTAATTATATGGACTTGAAGTATGCTGTAAGCAAATGGTAGACATTTGTTGTAGTGTTTCTTCTTCGTCCTCTTTGCAAGATTAGAAGGTCAGTTGATTATAACCTATCTTTTTAAATATTGTGTTATTTACTTGAGTAAAATTTCAGGATTATATGAGAAAGAAAAGCAGGGAATGTCTGTTCTGCTGAATTTTATCGCGACTCTGAAGGTGTTACATTTTCTTCTTttagttttatatatatagtttgCTCATGTTCTTTTTTATATATCATTAAATCCCGTacattttttttcattaattttttccttctcaaatatatgattttgaagtttAATGAACAAAAAATTGACATTTTGGTCATGAATGACAGTGTCAACTTTTGCACATTTGTTGTCTGAATAGGAACAACTCTTGAATTTTTCCACACTTAAATcttttattaaaacaagaacttGTGGCCTGGTTATCATACTAATTCTGAGGACTTGAGTCATATGCTATAAGTAAATGATATTCATTTGATGTAGATTTACTTGTGCTTTTGGTGTACCGTCTTCAAGTAATCGTCGTGGTGGTTATCGTGGGTGCAATGGAGGAGGAGTTTGAAGGTCAGTTGATTATCACCTTGCTTTGTAAGCTGTAAGTTTTGGTCTTTGTAGCTCATGTGTTATTTACATGTGTAACATTTCAATATCATATGAATAAAGCTAGGGATGTCTGTTTTTGCTGATGTTCGTTTTTTATATATCATTAAGTCCCGTATATTTgtttttatcattaattttttccttctcaaatatatgattttgaagtttAATGAACAAAAAATTGACATTTTTGTCATGAATGACAGTGTCAACTTTTGCACATTTGTTGTCTGAATAGGAGCAACTCCTGAACTTTTTCCACACTGAAATCTTCTATTAAAACAAGAACTTGTGGCCTGGTTATCATGCTAATTGTGAGGACTTGAGTCATATGCTATAAGTAAATGGTATTCATTTGATGCAGATTTACTTGTGCTTTTGGTGTACCGTCTTCAAGTAGTCGTCGTGGTGGTTATCGTGGGTGCAATGGAGGAGGAATTTGAAGGTCAGTTGATTATCACCTGGCTTTGTAAGCTGTAAGTTTTGGTCTTTGTAGCTCCTGTGTTATTTACTTGTGTAACATTTCAGGATGATTTGAATAAAGCTAGGGAAGTCTGTTTTTGCTGATGTTCGTTTGTTATATATCATTAAGTTCCCGTACATTTgtttttatcattaattttttccttctcaaatatatgattttgaagtttAATGAACAAAAAATGGACATTTTGGTCATGAATGACGGTGTCAACTTTTGCAAATTTGCTGTCTGAATAGGAGCAATTATTGAACTTTTTCCACACTGAAATcttttattaaaacaagaacttGTGGCCTGGTTATCATACTAATATACTAATTGTGATATGTAAATGATATTCATTTGATGTAGATTTACTTATGCTTTTGGTGTACCGTTTTCAGGTAATTGTCGGGGTGGTTATCGTGGGTGAAATGGGGGAGGAATTTGAAGGTGAGTTGATTATCACCTGGCTTTGTAACATTTCAGAATCATATGAATAAAGCTAGGGATGTCTATTTTTGCAAAAGTTTATCACGATGGCAAAGTTGCATTTTCAGCATTGTAATTTAATGTACGGCTCTTTGCTTTTGTGTTTTTTATTGATCATTGCAAGCCATACACTTCGTTTTTAGCATTAATTTTTTCATTCTTCGATCTTTGATATGGAGGTTTGAGGAACAAAAAATTGACCTTTTGGTCATGGATGAAGTTCGTTGTTTGCAAATTCGTTGTCTGAATCAGTAGCAACTTCTGAACTGTTTTTCGGCACTGAAACTTTCTATTCAAACAGGTACTTATGGCCTAGTTGAGTATACTAATTATATGGACTTGAAGTATGCTGTAAGCAAATGGTAGACATTTGTTGTAGTGTTTCTTCTTCGTCCTCTTTGCAAGATTAGAAGGTCAGTTGATTATAACCTATCTTTTTAAATATTGTGTTATTTACTTGAGTAAAATTTCAGGATTATATGAGAAAGAAAAGCAGGGAATGTCTGTTCTGCTGAATTTTATCGCGACTCTGAAGGTGTTACATTTTCTTCTTttagttttatatatatagtttgCTCATGTTCTTTTTTATATATCATTAAATCCCGTACATTTgtttttatcattaattttttccttctcaaatatatgattttgaagtttAATGAACAAAAAATTGACATTTTGGTCATGAATGACAGTGTCAACTTTTGCACATTTGTTGTCTGAATAGGAACAAC
This window of the Primulina tabacum isolate GXHZ01 chromosome 12, ASM2559414v2, whole genome shotgun sequence genome carries:
- the LOC142520144 gene encoding uncharacterized protein LOC142520144 is translated as MEEEFEDLLVLLVYRLQVIVVVVIVGAMEEEFEDLLVLLVYRLQVVVVVVIVGAMEEEFEDLLVLLVYRLQVIVVVVIVGAMEEEFEGSYE